A genomic stretch from Pieris brassicae chromosome 9, ilPieBrab1.1, whole genome shotgun sequence includes:
- the LOC123714555 gene encoding trypsin-like isoform X2, whose protein sequence is MSQKYLPNRFRRNVVLVESENIFRKSMTQQEYDGLPIEYPVKSSRTDKLTTKLDQVSETPDRRFRRIYNADEVASIEEFPFLAALLVNKQLWCGAAIIASDRVLTAAHCLQLQYNNRFFREYVKMLTIRLGSSNATSGGEIYQVSEIFFHPNYKPDTLEFNFAVVRLHRNISNDRMKSKVAKIDFATERIVPTDSVITFLGWGSVLGIGGLGGKVLLQKLELPIYDLADCQEIYGRELVTRTNFCAGYITKAKNVCNHDAGGPAILNGVLVGILSFSSKRCDILDQPAVFSAVGAVTTWIDTIGESSFKLTNSELKYPDWINKQE, encoded by the exons atgtcgcaAAAGTATTTGCCAAACAGATTCAGACGAAA tgTTGTTTTAGTGGAATCAGAGAATATATTTCGGAAGAGTATGACGCAGCAGGAGTATGATGGTCTTCCTATAGAGTACCCAGTAAAGTCGTCACGGACAGATAAACTTACTACGAAGTTAGATCAAG TTTCAGAAACTCCAGATAGGCGCTTTAGACGGATTTACAACGCAGATGAAGTAGCCTCTATTGAGGAGTTTCCCTTTTTGGCCGCTTTACTTGTTAACAAGCAACTTTGGTGCGGCGCTGCCATCATCGCTAGTGACCGAGTCCTGACTGCTGCACATTGTCTTCAGTT gcAATATAACAATCGTTTTTTCCGTGAATACGTAAAGATGCTAACAATCCGATTGGGATCCTCGAATGCCACATCCGGTGGTGAGATATACCAGGTGTCGGAGATATTCTTTCATCCCAATTACAAGCCAGATACACTTGAGTTCAATTTCGCAGTGGTCCGATTACATAGGAATATATCCAATGATAGAATGAAAAGTAAAGTTGCTAAAATCGACTTTGCCACAGAAAGGATTGTACCTACGGACAGTGTGATTACTTTTCTGGGATGGGGTTCGGTTTTG gGAATTGGTGGCCTCGGTGGAAAAGTGTTACTGCAAAAGTTAGAGTTACCTATATACGACTTAGCTGATTGTCAAGAAATATATGGGCG AGAATTGGTGACTCGTACAAACTTCTGTGCTGGATATATCACAAAAGCTAAAAATGTTTGCAAT CATGATGCAGGTGGACCAGCTATACTGAATGGGGTATTGGTAGGAATTCTCTCTTTTTCCTCCAAACGCTGCGACATCTTGGACCAGCCAGCAGTTTTCTCTGCAGTAGGAGCCGTCACAACATGGATAGACACGATCGGTGAAAGCTCATTTAAACTTAC gAATTCAGAGTTGAAATATCCTGACTGGATCAACAaacaagaataa
- the LOC123714555 gene encoding trypsin-like isoform X1: MSLWAILFVSILCRKSICQTDSDEMESENIFRKSMTQQEYDGLPIEYPVKSSRTDKLTTKLDQVSETPDRRFRRIYNADEVASIEEFPFLAALLVNKQLWCGAAIIASDRVLTAAHCLQLQYNNRFFREYVKMLTIRLGSSNATSGGEIYQVSEIFFHPNYKPDTLEFNFAVVRLHRNISNDRMKSKVAKIDFATERIVPTDSVITFLGWGSVLGIGGLGGKVLLQKLELPIYDLADCQEIYGRELVTRTNFCAGYITKAKNVCNHDAGGPAILNGVLVGILSFSSKRCDILDQPAVFSAVGAVTTWIDTIGESSFKLTNSELKYPDWINKQE, encoded by the exons ATGTCTCTGTGGGCGATTCTTTTCgtatcaattttatgtcgcaAAAGTATTTGCCAAACAGATTCAGACGAAA TGGAATCAGAGAATATATTTCGGAAGAGTATGACGCAGCAGGAGTATGATGGTCTTCCTATAGAGTACCCAGTAAAGTCGTCACGGACAGATAAACTTACTACGAAGTTAGATCAAG TTTCAGAAACTCCAGATAGGCGCTTTAGACGGATTTACAACGCAGATGAAGTAGCCTCTATTGAGGAGTTTCCCTTTTTGGCCGCTTTACTTGTTAACAAGCAACTTTGGTGCGGCGCTGCCATCATCGCTAGTGACCGAGTCCTGACTGCTGCACATTGTCTTCAGTT gcAATATAACAATCGTTTTTTCCGTGAATACGTAAAGATGCTAACAATCCGATTGGGATCCTCGAATGCCACATCCGGTGGTGAGATATACCAGGTGTCGGAGATATTCTTTCATCCCAATTACAAGCCAGATACACTTGAGTTCAATTTCGCAGTGGTCCGATTACATAGGAATATATCCAATGATAGAATGAAAAGTAAAGTTGCTAAAATCGACTTTGCCACAGAAAGGATTGTACCTACGGACAGTGTGATTACTTTTCTGGGATGGGGTTCGGTTTTG gGAATTGGTGGCCTCGGTGGAAAAGTGTTACTGCAAAAGTTAGAGTTACCTATATACGACTTAGCTGATTGTCAAGAAATATATGGGCG AGAATTGGTGACTCGTACAAACTTCTGTGCTGGATATATCACAAAAGCTAAAAATGTTTGCAAT CATGATGCAGGTGGACCAGCTATACTGAATGGGGTATTGGTAGGAATTCTCTCTTTTTCCTCCAAACGCTGCGACATCTTGGACCAGCCAGCAGTTTTCTCTGCAGTAGGAGCCGTCACAACATGGATAGACACGATCGGTGAAAGCTCATTTAAACTTAC gAATTCAGAGTTGAAATATCCTGACTGGATCAACAaacaagaataa
- the LOC123714556 gene encoding V-type proton ATPase subunit G yields MASQTQGIQQLLAAEKRAAEKVSEARKRKAKRLKQAKEEAQDEVEKYRQERERQFKEFEAKHMGSREGVAAKIEVETKVKIEEMVKMVQTQQEAVIQDILQLVYDIKPELHVNYRIV; encoded by the exons ATGGCAAGTCAAACACAAGGGATCCAGCAATTGCTGGCAGCTGAAAAGCGTGCTGCAGAGAAAGTGTCAGAGGCAAGAAAGC GAAAAGCGAAACGCCTAAAGCAAGCCAAAGAAGAGGCCCAGGATGAAGTTGAAAAGTACAGACAGGAGCGTGAAAGGCAGTTCAAGGAATTTGAAGCTAAG CATATGGGCTCAAGGGAAGGTGTTGCAGCTAAGATCGAAGTAGAGACCAAGGTCAAGATTGAGGAGATGGTCAAAATGGTCCAGACCCAACAGGAAGCT GTCATTCAAGACATTCTTCAGCTGGTGTATGACATCAAACCTGAGTTACACGTCAACTACCGCATAGTCTAA